The DNA sequence CCGTGGCTGCCAGCACAGCGAGAACAGCGGCAAGCCAGAAGATGCGATGGTACCTCAACTCGATCACCCACAGGGCTTCGGGCTCCCCATTGGCAATTCCTTTATTTTAACCTACCGCCTCCCCGCCATCGGGATATGGTCGTGATCGTCGGATATGGTAGCCGGCAGGTACGGTCTGGAGCAGATTGGAGAAGACGGCGCCGCCAGGATGCGGTGTTCCCGCAAATACCGTCCGGTGCAGCGGAAACACATGATTCTTCTAAGAATGCGCAGTTTCGCCGAGAGACGACGAACCGCGGCGAGGATCGCCGCGAGGGGGTCGGGAAACCCGCCTGTGTCCCCTTTGCGGGATTCCGGGTAGAACTCAGCGATTGTATGCCCTCCCCCCGAGCGAAGGTGCATGTAAAATACTCGTGCCTTCCCGATCCGTGCACCTGTTCACCCCATCCGATCTCCATTCCACCCCCCTGCTCTCGTGTACGGCGGTTCGCAGGTGATCGGGGGGAGGTGCGACGGAGAACCCGTTCCCTTTTCGCAGCAGGGGGCCCTCGGCACTCCGTTCGCGGGGCTGCTCAGTCCCACCTCACGCGGGGGCACTCCGAGTCGCGCCACCTCTGTACCGGATCCCCCAGGCGGATCTCGTAAACTGCAAGAGCCATCCGGACGTCCAACCTGTCGGGACGCAGATGGCGGATCGCCGAACCTTCGGTCAGGTGCATGGTCCTTCCCTCGGACGCTGTAGCTGCGTCGCCCGTCCGGCGAGACGGGAGGAGAGTGGGTTTATGCGGAAAAGACTCCCTCATCCCGATGGCAGAGGATTGGGAATCCTGCACGGAGGAAGAGAGGAGAAGATGATGGCGCCCGGTCTTTGACCCGAATCCCCCCGGAACGGAATGGAGGGGTGAACGGAGATTCGGGTTTTCGGCCAGGGGACGCAGACATCCTACCGCGGGATTCGACGGATTGACGTCGAGGCCCCCGGAGGCGGATCCGTCGAACGGCTGGGATGGGGAGATACGGGCGAGGGGCGCCTCCCCTCTCCCTCATGGAAGCGTCGGACGGTCCCTAGACGACAAGGATAGAAATCGGGTGCGGACTGGTATCGGTCGGGTATCCGATCCAGATTCGTCAGGGGGACCGGTAATGCCCAGAGTTTACTCGAAAAAATCCGGAAAACCCGGCTACATGGAAAATCCAGAAATATTGCAGGCCGGAGAATGAGAAAGACCGCCTCAGGCCTTCTCCCGCCGGATGGAGATGAGATCGCCAAGCGTTGTGCTTACCCTTCCTCCGCCCTTCCCGCCGCCCTCTTCCCCGCCGCACTCGATCAGGCGGATTCCGAGCGCTTTCTCCAGTTTCTTGCGCACTTCGTCCTCCGGGATGAGGTCCCCCTTCTCGATCTTCTTGATCAGGATCTCCCGCTCTTTTATCTCGAGAGCGAGAGTCTTCTGATCCCATCCCCTCGACATACGGGCCTTCCGGATCCGATCCGCATAGTCCTCGACGATATCCCCCTCCATATAATCGAACACGTCCCGTACGTGCCGCCGTGGGGCCGGGCTCGCTCCTGCCGTGGGTCGTCCCCTGGCCTCGCCCCCTCTCTTCTGCTGGATCTCGGTACCGTACTTCGCACATTGGATGCAGACCCTCAGCTCCGCACCCTCGATCTGGACGATTTTGGGGATACCGCGGATATCCGCCCCGCATAGTTCGCACTGCATGGTGTCTCGCAAACATCTTTATAGTCATCCGGGACTATATAGTTAATCGAGGATTTAAATGGCAGACGATCCTTGGGCAGGAACAGAGCCACACAACGATGAAGAGATCTGCAGGTACCTGCTCGACAAAATCGCGAGTCTGGAAAGCCGGAATGTAGAGCTCCGAGAACAGATGCGGCAGTATGAAGCCGAGAAGCGCTATATCGAGACGCAGAAGATCCGCTACGAACGGGAACTGCGCAAACTTAAAAGCGAGCTGGAACAACTCCGGAGTCCTCCCCTTGTCATCGGCACGATCACCGACGTCATCGATAACAATCGTGCGATCGTAAGGAGCAGTGCCGGGCCGCGATTCCTGGTTCGGACATCCCCCTCGATCGCTCCCGAAGACCTGAAGCCGGGTGTGCGGTGCACGCTGAACCAGCAGTCCCTGGCAATCGTCGAGATCCTGCCCATGAGCTACGATTCCCGCGTTTACGGCATGGAACTGGAGGAGTGCCCTCAGGAGCGCTACGAGGATATCGGCGGGCTGGAAGCCCAGGTGATCGAGGTGAAAGAGGCCGTGGAGCTGCCCCTCAAGAGACCGGATCTATTCGAGAAGATCGGGATCGACCCCCCGAAGGGAATCCTCCTCCACGGCCCGCCGGGAACCGGAAAGACGCTGCTCGCGAAGGCGGTCGCACATGAGACCCAGGCCTGCTTCCTGCGGGTGGTGGGATCCGAGCTGGTCCAGAAATACATCGGCGAAGGCGCACGGCTGGTCCGCGAACTCTTCGAGCTTGCCAAACAGAAGGCCCCCTCCATCGTCTTCATCGACGAGATCGACGCGATCGGTGCACACCGATCCGATGCCTCCACCTCCGGGGACAGGGAAGTCCAGCGCACCCTGATGCAGCTGCTGGCCGGCATGGACGGGTTCGAGAGGCGCGGCGACGTTAAGATCATCGGGGCGACCAACCGGATCGATATCCTCGACCGTGCTCTCCTGCGCCCGGGGCGGTTCGACCGCATCATCGAGATC is a window from the Methanomicrobiales archaeon genome containing:
- a CDS encoding proteasome-activating nucleotidase → MADDPWAGTEPHNDEEICRYLLDKIASLESRNVELREQMRQYEAEKRYIETQKIRYERELRKLKSELEQLRSPPLVIGTITDVIDNNRAIVRSSAGPRFLVRTSPSIAPEDLKPGVRCTLNQQSLAIVEILPMSYDSRVYGMELEECPQERYEDIGGLEAQVIEVKEAVELPLKRPDLFEKIGIDPPKGILLHGPPGTGKTLLAKAVAHETQACFLRVVGSELVQKYIGEGARLVRELFELAKQKAPSIVFIDEIDAIGAHRSDASTSGDREVQRTLMQLLAGMDGFERRGDVKIIGATNRIDILDRALLRPGRFDRIIEIPIPTYEGRLAILKIHTRSMRLADNVDLHQVASLTDGKNGADLKAICTEAGMFAIREERSEVEHKDFVKAIDKLLEGPHRNHVGHQGYGAMFA
- a CDS encoding multiprotein bridging factor aMBF1; its protein translation is MQCELCGADIRGIPKIVQIEGAELRVCIQCAKYGTEIQQKRGGEARGRPTAGASPAPRRHVRDVFDYMEGDIVEDYADRIRKARMSRGWDQKTLALEIKEREILIKKIEKGDLIPEDEVRKKLEKALGIRLIECGGEEGGGKGGGRVSTTLGDLISIRREKA